The following proteins are encoded in a genomic region of Fusarium oxysporum f. sp. lycopersici 4287 chromosome 1, whole genome shotgun sequence:
- a CDS encoding protein transporter SEC61 subunit beta, which translates to MSSPRPSSPVNGGAAASGANIGRPSSPAIPGGPRTAIRRRAAADQKEKIANARPSSTRAAGAGGSSSTMLRLYTDESPGLKVDPVVVLVLSLVFIFSVVALHIIAKITRKFSS; encoded by the exons atg TCTTCtcctcgcccttcttctcccgTCAACGGCGGCGCTGCTGCCAGCGGTGCTAACATCGGCCGTCCCTCATCCCCTGCTATTCCTGGTGGTCCCCGTACTGCTATCCGACGACGCGCTGCTGCCGaccagaaggagaagattgcCAATGCTCGACCAAGCAGCACTCGCGCCGCTGGCGCCGGTGGTTCCAGCAGCACCATGCTGC GACTTTACACCGATGAGTCTCCCGGTCTGAAGGTCGACCCCGTTGTCGTTCTCGTTCTGTCCcttgtcttcatcttcagcgtCGTTGCTCTTCACA TTATCGCCAAGATTACCCGAAAGTTCTCCAGCTAA